One region of Maylandia zebra isolate NMK-2024a linkage group LG10, Mzebra_GT3a, whole genome shotgun sequence genomic DNA includes:
- the gab3 gene encoding GRB2-associated-binding protein 3 isoform X2, which translates to MSAGDVVCKGWLIKSPPEKKLKRFAWRKRWFVLRRGRMSGDPDVLEYYQSNNSKKPIRTIDLKECVVEMLEGQLRIKRDFHGKHLFVVKTSSRVFYLVAKTEEEMNSWISSISQICQFGSLEDAESSEESFPHTPTSLQLSPDSSDIASVESQQDSSYPPDYLFLSQCETGSVITSRHNSFSNSEISLEQKSSDDAVKDICTESSLSSISHTSPSPSLFPHGRLSNPPFSAPCTSIALPSSSSSPLHHCATSVFQFDKPHSPAMFEATGDKLTPPPLPPKPNHLSEYASDEGLQRTRAMSAHHFSSNAGFFPRRTSLSSLDHFKLGNAESKFMQIRRQSINLPCLNSTKLQNYQDESYVPMASPSPSPSLATVESDGYIPMSPRTLSFLNTTYSIEPSASFSPLMSQLSAIAPPPIHRHLKPRIRKARPPPLDLSGLSTITECPTHLPLSRALIDSCFSVNPSPLERRLENGEKLRDEVTSSSAMESRQQFFDGPVQPRARSSNLDYLSLDFNSATPSPVLKKPFLSDEYRVDYVQVDEKKTQALQNTKMEWTDVRQSKT; encoded by the exons ATGAGTGCTGGGGATGTGGTCTGTAAAGGCTGGCTCATTAAATCCCCTCCGGAGAAGAAACTGAAGAGATTT GCATGGAGGAAACGTTGGTTTGTGCTTCGAAGAGGTCGCATGAGCGGTGATCCAGATGTGCTGGAATACTATCAGAGCAATAACTCCAAAAAGCCAATCCGCACCATTGACCTGAAAGAGTGCGTGGTGGAAATGCTGGAAGGGCAACTGCGGATAAAGAGGGACTTTCACGGAAAGCACCTCTTCGTGGTAAAAACCTCATCTCGTGTTTTCTACCTGGTGGCCAAAACCGAGGAGGAGATGAACAGCTGGATCAGCAGCATTAGTCAGATTTGCCAGTTTGGGAGCCTGGAGGATGCAG AGAGCTCAGAGGAAAGCTTTCCTCACACTCCCACCTCCCTTCAGCTGTCACCTGACAGCTCTGATATAGCATCTGTAGAAAGCCAACAAGATTCCAGCTATCCACCGGACTACCTCTTTCTCTCCCAGTGTGAGACGGGGAGTGTGATCACTAGTCG ACACAACAGCTTTTCAAACTCCGAGATCTCTCTGGAGCAGAAGTCATCAGACGATGCCGTCAAGGACATCTGCACCGAATCTTCTTTATCCTCAATCTCCCACACTAGTCCCAGTCCATCTCTTTTCCCCCATGGGAGGCTAAGCAACCCTCCATTCAGCGCTCCATGCACCTCCATAGCTTTGCCTTCATCGTCTTCCTCTCCACTACATCACTGCGCCACAAGTGTCTTCCAGTTCGACAAACCACATTCTCCCGCAATGTTTGAGGCGACGGGTGATAAACTAACACCCCCTCCACTGCCACCCAAGCCTAATCACCTGTCAGAGTACGCAAGCGACGAAGGCCTTCAAAGGACGAGGGCAATGAGTGCGCACCATTTCTCGAGCAATGCTGGATTTTTCCCCCGGAGGACCTCTTTGTCGAGCCTGGACCATTTCAAATTGG gaaATGCCGAGAGCAAATTTATGCAGATAAGGAGACAAAGTATTAATTTG CCTTGTTTAAATAGCACAAAACTTCAAAACTACCAGGATGAGTCATATGTTCCTATGGCTTCCCCTTCGCCTTCTCCTTCTCTTGCGACCGTGGAGTCTGATGGTTACATCCCCATGAGCCCAAGGACATTAAGCTTCCTCAATACAACCTACAGTATTGAACCGTCTGCATCTTTCAGCCCACTAATGAGTCAACTTAGTGCTATTGCACCACCTCCGATTCACCGGCATCTAAAACCTCGCATAAGGAAAG CTCGACCCCCACCTCTTGATCTGAGTGGCCTTTCTACAATCACAGAATGTCCCACGCATCTCCCTTTGAGCAGAGCGCTGATCGACTCATG CTTTTCAGTGAACCCTTCACCTCTTGAAAGACGACTTGAGAATGGGGAGAAATTAAGAGATGAAGTCACAAGCTCCTCTGCAATG gAATCAAGGCAGCAGTTCTTTGATGGGCCAGTTCAGCCCAGGGCGAGAAGTTCAAATCTTGACTATTTGTCACTGGATTTCAATTCAGCAACCCCCTCTCCTGTGCTGAAG AAGCCATTCCTGTCCGATGAGTACAGAGTGGATTACGTGCAGGTGGATGAGAAGAAGACGCAGGCGCTTCAAAACACCAAAATGGAGTGGACAGACGTTCGCCAGTCGAAGACCTGA
- the gab3 gene encoding GRB2-associated-binding protein 3 isoform X1 has protein sequence MSAGDVVCKGWLIKSPPEKKLKRFAWRKRWFVLRRGRMSGDPDVLEYYQSNNSKKPIRTIDLKECVVEMLEGQLRIKRDFHGKHLFVVKTSSRVFYLVAKTEEEMNSWISSISQICQFGSLEDAESSEESFPHTPTSLQLSPDSSDIASVESQQDSSYPPDYLFLSQCETGSVITSRHNSFSNSEISLEQKSSDDAVKDICTESSLSSISHTSPSPSLFPHGRLSNPPFSAPCTSIALPSSSSSPLHHCATSVFQFDKPHSPAMFEATGDKLTPPPLPPKPNHLSEYASDEGLQRTRAMSAHHFSSNAGFFPRRTSLSSLDHFKLGNAESKFMQIRRQSINLPCLNSTKLQNYQDESYVPMASPSPSPSLATVESDGYIPMSPRTLSFLNTTYSIEPSASFSPLMSQLSAIAPPPIHRHLKPRIRKARPPPLDLSGLSTITECPTHLPLSRALIDSCFSVNPSPLERRLENGEKLRDEVTSSSAMESRQQFFDGPVQPRARSSNLDYLSLDFNSATPSPVLKQKPFLSDEYRVDYVQVDEKKTQALQNTKMEWTDVRQSKT, from the exons ATGAGTGCTGGGGATGTGGTCTGTAAAGGCTGGCTCATTAAATCCCCTCCGGAGAAGAAACTGAAGAGATTT GCATGGAGGAAACGTTGGTTTGTGCTTCGAAGAGGTCGCATGAGCGGTGATCCAGATGTGCTGGAATACTATCAGAGCAATAACTCCAAAAAGCCAATCCGCACCATTGACCTGAAAGAGTGCGTGGTGGAAATGCTGGAAGGGCAACTGCGGATAAAGAGGGACTTTCACGGAAAGCACCTCTTCGTGGTAAAAACCTCATCTCGTGTTTTCTACCTGGTGGCCAAAACCGAGGAGGAGATGAACAGCTGGATCAGCAGCATTAGTCAGATTTGCCAGTTTGGGAGCCTGGAGGATGCAG AGAGCTCAGAGGAAAGCTTTCCTCACACTCCCACCTCCCTTCAGCTGTCACCTGACAGCTCTGATATAGCATCTGTAGAAAGCCAACAAGATTCCAGCTATCCACCGGACTACCTCTTTCTCTCCCAGTGTGAGACGGGGAGTGTGATCACTAGTCG ACACAACAGCTTTTCAAACTCCGAGATCTCTCTGGAGCAGAAGTCATCAGACGATGCCGTCAAGGACATCTGCACCGAATCTTCTTTATCCTCAATCTCCCACACTAGTCCCAGTCCATCTCTTTTCCCCCATGGGAGGCTAAGCAACCCTCCATTCAGCGCTCCATGCACCTCCATAGCTTTGCCTTCATCGTCTTCCTCTCCACTACATCACTGCGCCACAAGTGTCTTCCAGTTCGACAAACCACATTCTCCCGCAATGTTTGAGGCGACGGGTGATAAACTAACACCCCCTCCACTGCCACCCAAGCCTAATCACCTGTCAGAGTACGCAAGCGACGAAGGCCTTCAAAGGACGAGGGCAATGAGTGCGCACCATTTCTCGAGCAATGCTGGATTTTTCCCCCGGAGGACCTCTTTGTCGAGCCTGGACCATTTCAAATTGG gaaATGCCGAGAGCAAATTTATGCAGATAAGGAGACAAAGTATTAATTTG CCTTGTTTAAATAGCACAAAACTTCAAAACTACCAGGATGAGTCATATGTTCCTATGGCTTCCCCTTCGCCTTCTCCTTCTCTTGCGACCGTGGAGTCTGATGGTTACATCCCCATGAGCCCAAGGACATTAAGCTTCCTCAATACAACCTACAGTATTGAACCGTCTGCATCTTTCAGCCCACTAATGAGTCAACTTAGTGCTATTGCACCACCTCCGATTCACCGGCATCTAAAACCTCGCATAAGGAAAG CTCGACCCCCACCTCTTGATCTGAGTGGCCTTTCTACAATCACAGAATGTCCCACGCATCTCCCTTTGAGCAGAGCGCTGATCGACTCATG CTTTTCAGTGAACCCTTCACCTCTTGAAAGACGACTTGAGAATGGGGAGAAATTAAGAGATGAAGTCACAAGCTCCTCTGCAATG gAATCAAGGCAGCAGTTCTTTGATGGGCCAGTTCAGCCCAGGGCGAGAAGTTCAAATCTTGACTATTTGTCACTGGATTTCAATTCAGCAACCCCCTCTCCTGTGCTGAAG CAGAAGCCATTCCTGTCCGATGAGTACAGAGTGGATTACGTGCAGGTGGATGAGAAGAAGACGCAGGCGCTTCAAAACACCAAAATGGAGTGGACAGACGTTCGCCAGTCGAAGACCTGA
- the LOC143420715 gene encoding uncharacterized protein LOC143420715, with protein MDPAASAPPEELREELIDSVSRLVNLWLEHEGEECLRAVEARLQQLISAHSWLLDSLHPLAQDFILNELHLHPPAATASQLSPAAKILPGPPEVLPGPPEVLPGPPEVLPSPPEVLPGRKRRSRRRRITPQPKTRTLELPAVPSLSPTPPAQQVKSIQPGKNYFSPVHVKQRDTPHNIVISPQKLASPETVTHSRASPEAGSQPPADSGPLEIKKPAEDCIRLSLPELGQCSVQLQSALCLPEARAPAGSDPYLPEARAPAGSELCLPEARAPTGSDLCVPGAPVPTGPETVFAGGPEEPVQPPASPAGGPEEPHCHLPRLARPPLRPRLVRPPLRPRLVLRRPRHLRVPNCRLDIGGHLPGRWWSVIVNMDDLLDAAAAFRAVGLQTCVIVAIAVRTVGRLNGFLVATVAVRTVGRLNCLHPAAAAFRAVGLQTCVIVAIAVRTVGRLNGFPVAAAAVCTVGPLNCLHSATAAFRSVGLWIYVADVAGLRK; from the exons atggacccagcggcaTCCGCACCTCCCGAGGAGCTTCGGGAGGAACTAATTGACTCTGTTTCCAGGTTGGTTAACCTATGGCTCGAGCATGAGGGGGAAGAGTGTCTCCGCGCTGTAGAAGCCAGGCTACAGCAGCTCATCTCTGCTCACTCCTGGCTGCTGGACTCTCTTCACCCGCTCGCACAGGACTTCATACTCAACGAACTGCACCTTCACCCACCAGCCGCTACCGCTTCCCAACTCAGCCCGGCGGCGAagattttgcccggcccgccggaggttttgcccggcccgccggaggttttgcccggcccgccggaggttttgcccagcccgccggaggttttgcccgggagGAAGCGACGATCGCGCCGTCGGCGCATCACCCCACAGCCGAAGACTAGGACTTTGGAACTgccagctgtg CCATCGTTGTCACCAACTCCTCCTGCACAACAAGTTAAGTCCATCCAACCCGGAAAGAACTATTTTTCACCTGTTCATGTCAAGCAGAGAGACACACCACATAATATTGTAATCAGTCCTCAAAAGCTGGCCAGCCCAGAGACTGTGAcacactccagggcctccccagaggctgggtcccAGCCCCCGgccgactctggacccctggagattaagaagccagctgaggactgtaTCCGGCTGTCGCTGCCCGAGCTGGGTCaatgctctgtgcagctgcagtctgccttgtgtttgccagaggcccgtgcgcctgctggttctgacccgtacctgccagaggcccgtgcgcctgctggttctgaactgtgcctgccagaggcccgtgcgcctactGGTTCTGACCTGTGTGTTCCAGGGGCCCCGGTGCCCACTGGTCCAGAGACTGTtttcgctggggggcccgaggagcccgtccagcctcctgcttcgcctgctggggggcccgaggagccc CATTGTCatctgcctcgcctggcccggcctccgcTTCGGCcgcgcctggtccggcctccgcttcgGCCGCGCCTGGTGCTGCGACGGCCACGCCACCTTCGGGTCCCGAACTGCCGCCTCGACATCGGCGGTCATCTACCAGGCCGCTGGTGGAGCGTCATCGTCAATATGGACGACCTCCTagacgccgccgctgccttccgcgcggtcggcctccagacTTGTGTCATCGTCGCCATtgctgtccgcacggtcggccgcctgaacgGTTTCCTCGTCGCCACCGTtgctgtccgcacggtcggccgcctgaactgCCTCCAccccgccgccgctgccttccgcgcggtcggcctccagacTTGTGTCATCGTCGCCATtgctgtccgcacggtcggccgcctgaacgGTTTCCCCGTCGCCGCcgctgccgtgtgcacggtcggccccctgaactgcctcCACTCCgccaccgctgccttccgcTCGGTCGGCTTATGGATCTACGTTGCCGACGTGGCCGGCCTCAGAAAATGA
- the aifm1 gene encoding apoptosis-inducing factor 1, mitochondrial: MLKCRTVWKKLAPLARTSSTLCRQNVRKAGLNNGRIPTHVPTAHMSSGLPGGGGDNLKYALLVGAASIGGVAYAYHTMKGDQQRYQARITELSSRSQKAAAKESVTPIQPQPPAVETTETKATTEPKPETAPSSQEPSPPASGTEAVATSETTELPPAVGFTPASLKLPSHAPYLLIGGGTASFAAARSIRARDPGAKVLIVTDEPDLPYMRPPLSKELWFSDDPSVTETLRFKQWNGKERSIYFQPSSFYINPEELDSVENGGVAVLTGKKVVHMDVRGNKVKLDDDTEISYDKCLIATGGVPRNLQVIERAGEEVMRRTTLFRKIEDFRSLDKVSRNVKSITIIGGGFLGSELACALGRRSTESDLEVIQMFPEKGNMGKVLPEYLSNWTTEKVKKEGVKIISEALVKSVTCKDDKLEIHLKDGRLVKTDHIVTAVGLEPNVDLANSGGLEVDSDFGGYRVNAELQARSNIWVAGDAACFYDIRLGRRRVEHHDHAVVSGRLAGENMTGASKPYWHQSMFWSDLGPDVGYEAIGIVDSSLPTVGVFAKATAKDTPKAATEESGTGIRSESETEDTATSAVASVTPAPVVENKDDYGKGVIFYLRDKVVVGIILWNVFNRMPVARKIIKDGEEHADLNEVAKLFNIHED; encoded by the exons ATGCTGAAATGTAGGACTGTGTGGAAAAAGCTCGCTCCTTTGGCTAGAACTTCATCAACTCTGTGCCGGCAGAATGTGAGAAAAGCAG GTTTGAACAATGGCAGAATACCAACACATGTACCCACAGCTCACATGTCCAGTGGGCTGCCAGGGGGTGGTGGGGATAATCTAAAGTATGCCCTCCTGGTTGGAGCAGCCTCCATTGGTGGCGTGGCATAT GCGTACCATACTATGAAAGGAGACCAGCAAAGATATCAGGCACGTATCACTGAACTTTCGTCCAGATCACAAAAAGCAGCTGCAAAAGAATCAGTCACACCCATCCAGCCCCAGCCTCCCG cTGTAGAAACCACTGAGACAAAAG CCACCACTGAGCCAAAACCTGAAACAGCTCCTTCATCCCAGGAGCCAAGCCCTCCAGCATCAGGCACTGAAGCAGTAGCCACCAGTGAAACAACCGAACTGCCTCCAG CCGTGGGCTTCACACCTGCCTCTCTCAAGCTGCCCTCACATGCCCCCTATCTCCTCATTGGTGGAGGTACTGCCTCTTTTGCTGCTGCTCGGTCTATTCGAGCCAGAGACCCCGGTGCCAAG GTACTAATTGTGACTGATGAGCCAGACCTTCCATATATGAGACCTCCTCTTTCTAAAGAGCTGTGGTTCTCTGATGATCCCAGTGTGACAGAAACTCTGCGCTTCAAACAATGGAACGGAAAAGAAAGGAG CATCTACTTCCAGCCGTCATCATTCTACATTAACCCAGAAGAGCTGGATAGTGTAGAAAATGGAGGAGTGGCTGTTCTCACTGGGAAAAAG gtGGTTCACATGGATGTGAGAGGAAACAAAGTAAAACTGGACGATGACACTGAGATTTCATATGACAAGTGTTTGATTGCTACAG GTGGTGTGCCAAGAAATCTCCAAGTCATTGAAAGAGCAGGAGAGGAAGTGATGAGGAGAACCACTTTGTTCCGCAAG ATTGAGGACTTCAGATCTCTGGATAAGGTCTCGAGGAATGTAAAATCCATCACTATCATTGGAGGTGGCTTCTTGGGCAGCGAGCTGGCTTGTGCCCTTGGCAGGAGAT ctACTGAGTCAGATCTGGAGGTGATACAGATGTTCCCTGAGAAGGGTAACATGGGAAAAGTGCTACCCGAGTATCTGAGCAACTGGACAACAGAAAAAGTCAAGAAAG AGGGTGTAAAGATTATTTCAGAAGCTTTGGTGAAGTCTGTGACCTGCAAAGATGACAAATTAGAAATCCATCTAAAGGATGGTAGATTG GTGAAAACTGATCACATTGTTACAGCTGTTGGCCTAGAGCCAAATGTTGACCTTGCTAATTCAGGAGGTCTGGAGGTGGACTCTGACTTTGGTGGCTACCGGGTAAACGCAGAGCTGCAAGCGAGGTCCAATATTTGGGTG GCAGGAGATGCTGCGTGTTTCTATGACATCAGACTGGGTCGCAGACGTGTGGAGCACCACGATCACGCTGTTGTGAGTGGTAGACTAGCTGGAGAGAACATGACGGGAGCCAGCAAACCCTACTGGCATCAGTCCATGTTCTG GAGTGATCTGGGTCCTGATGTAGGCTACGAGGCTATCGGGATTGTTGACAGCAGCCTACCAACAGTAGGCGTGTTTGCTAAAGCCACTGCCAAGGATACGCCTAAAGCTGCTACAGAAGAGTCAG GAACTGGGATCCGCTCAGAAAGTGAAACGGAGGACACAGCCACCAGCGCGGTGGCCTCTGTGACACCTGCTCCTGTCGTGGAGAACAAAGACGACTATGGCAAAGGAGTCATCTTCTACCTAAGAGACAAAGTGGTGGTgggaattatcctgtggaacGTGTTTAACAGAATGCCCGTTGCAAGGAAG ATCATCAAGGATGGAGAAGAGCATGCAGATCTGAACGAAGTGGCCAAGCTGTTCAACATCCACGAGGATTAA